The following proteins come from a genomic window of Malus sylvestris chromosome 4, drMalSylv7.2, whole genome shotgun sequence:
- the LOC126618399 gene encoding probable sugar phosphate/phosphate translocator At1g12500 translates to MVEAQTWTTRRMSNPRLQDTTSPDQVIDIPATPPADFRNRTSYGFSSAVGSLLSPTILTAAIVASWYLSNIGVLLLNKYLLSFYGFRYPIFLTMLHMISCATYSYVAIHLLELVPRQYILSRRQFFKIFALSAIFCFSVVCGNTSLRYLPVSFNQAIGATTPFFTAIFAFVITCKKESAEVYGALLPVVFGIVLASNSEPLFHLFGFLVCVGSTAGRALKSVVQGILLTSDSEKLHSMNLLLYMAPMAACILLPFTLYIEGNVAAKTVEKARTDPFIVFLLVGNATVAYLVNLTNFLVTKHTSALTLQVLGNAKAAVAAVVSVLIFRNPVTAMGMTGFAVTIMGVVLYSEAKKRSKVTTH, encoded by the coding sequence ATGGTGGAGGCACAGACATGGACGACGCGTCGTATGAGCAACCCGCGGCTGCAGGACACGACGTCGCCCGACCAGGTGATCGACATTCCGGCTACTCCCCCCGCCGACTTTCGCAACCGGACGAGCTACGGATTCTCCTCCGCCGTCGGATCCCTCCTCTCCCCGACAATATTGACGGCGGCGATTGTTGCATCCTGGTACCTGTCGAACATCGGCGTCCTCCTCCTCAACAAGTACCTCCTCAGCTTCTACGGCTTCCGCTACCCGATCTTCCTCACAATGCTCCACATGATCTCCTGCGCCACCTACAGCTACGTCGCTATCCACCTCCTCGAGCTCGTGCCACGTCAGTACATCCTCTCCCGCCGCCAGTTTTTCAAGATCTTCGCACTCTCCGCCATCTTCTGCTTCTCCGTCGTCTGCGGGAATACCTCCCTCCGCTACCTTCCCGTCTCCTTCAACCAGGCCATCGGCGCCACCACCCCCTTTTTCACCGCCATCTTCGCGTTCGTCATCACGTGTAAAAAGGAGTCTGCCGAGGTCTACGGCGCCCTTCTCCCCGTCGTTTTCGGGATCGTGTTGGCCAGCAACAGCGAGCCGCTGTTTCATCTGTTCGGTTTTTTGGTCTGCGTGGGTTCCACCGCCGGCCGGGCATTAAAATCGGTGGTGCAGGGGATTTTACTCACCTCGGATTCTGAGAAGCTCCACTCCATGAACTTGCTTCTCTACATGGCTCCAATGGCGGCCTGCATTCTCCTCCCCTTCACTCTCTATATCGAGGGCAACGTGGCGGCCAAGACGGTGGAGAAAGCGAGAACCGACCCctttattgtttttttgttgGTCGGCAATGCCACGGTGGCGTATTTGGTTAACTTGACTAATTTCTTGGTGACCAAGCACACCAGCGCGCTCACACTACAGGTTCTCGGCAATGCCAAGGCGGCGGTGGCGGCGGTTGTATCGGTGTTGATATTCCGGAATCCGGTCACGGCTATGGGAATGACCGGGTTCGCGGTGACTATCATGGGGGTGGTGCTTTACAGCGAGGCCAAGAAGAGGTCCAAAGTTACAACTCATTGA